A stretch of the Drosophila sulfurigaster albostrigata strain 15112-1811.04 chromosome 2L, ASM2355843v2, whole genome shotgun sequence genome encodes the following:
- the LOC133844192 gene encoding protein RCC2 homolog, which translates to MSAKRKAGGNGTGPNKRRPKKKESDYEDEFSDESDDDVGQQLQRGTQMEVLIPHDNIDPPSKLPEDLLASLEKTPGQLLLAGMVTWDLTGKRDRKNVAKVRPNLYSFHRFTDEKYRSVASGPTAAHTILINMDRKALGFGRNPSGQLGLAQDMKLVEKPTLIPALDHLNIVQAAAGRHHTLFLTDMGTVYACGENKSGQCGVGNTHPNIYAPTPINYRGPPIIRIGCGAEFSVILDIKGNLHTFGLPEYGQLGHNTDAKYFVNANKLSFHFETSPKKVVLYIEKSKEGHVTPVDGVQIVDFACGNNHTVAIDSKKRVYSWGFGGFGRLGHAEPKDEMVPRLMKFFDAQGRGGRSVYCGSTFSLIVNELGLLFLFGQNKKTGEANMYPKPVQDLAGWNITSIGCANTSIMISADDTLIAWGASPTFGELGIGEFQKSSTVPKEVPKMDSIKIPQVTMGYSHTVLIVDTTHEATKQKFDKMPEYTIED; encoded by the exons ATGTCCGCAAAGCGTAAGGCAGGTGGTAATGGAACCGGTCCCAACAAACGTCGACCAAAGAAGAAGGAATCTGACTATGAGGACGAATTCAGCGATGAGTCTGACGACGATGTTGGCCAACAATTGCAAAGGGGAACCCAAATGGAAGTTCTAATACCACACGATAACATCGATCCACCCAGCAAATTACCGGAGGATTTGCTTGCTTCATTGGAAAAAACACCAGGtcagttgctgctggctgGCATGGTTACCTGGGACTTAACTGGCAAGCGCGAtcgaaaaaatgttgcaaaagtGCGTCCCAATCTTTATAGCTTTCATCGCTTTACGGATGAAAAg TATCGCTCTGTAGCTAGTGGTCCCACTGCTGCGCacacaatattaataaacatgGATCGCAAGGCACTTGGCTTTGGACGTAATCCCAGCGGCCAGCTAGGTCTTGCCCAGGATATGAAGCTGGTGGAAAAACCAACTTTAATTCCAGCATTAGATCATTTAAACATTGTTCAAGCAGCCGCTGGGCGTCATCACACGCTCTTCCTCACAGACATGGGCACCGTATATGCTTGTGGAGAAAATAAGTCTGGGCAATGTGGTGTGGGAAATACGCATCCGAATATTTATGCACCGACGCCGATTAATTATCGTGGTCCTCCCATAATTCGCATTGGCTGCGGTGCAGAATTTTCTGTTATTCTTGACATTAAGGGTAATTTGCATACCTTTGGACTACCGGAGTATGGTCAACTCGGCCACAATACGGATgccaagtattttgtaaacgcAAACAAGCTCTCATTCCATTTCGAAACTTCACCGAAAAAAGTAGTACTTTACATTGAGAAGAGTAAAGAAGGACACGTGACACCCGTTGATGGTGTACAGATTGTTGACTTTGCTTGCGGTAATAATCATACG GTGGCGATTGACTCCAAGAAGCGCGTCTATAGCTGGGGCTTTGGCGGATTTGGCCGCTTGGGTCATGCTGAGCCAAAGGACGAAATGGTTCCACGCCTTATGAAATTCTTTGATGCTCAAGGTCGTGGCGGGCGCAGTGTATATTGTGGCTCTACTTTCAGTTTAATAGTTAATGAGTTGGGATTACTATTTCTCTTTGGACAGAACAAGAAAACAGGAGAGGCGAACATGTATCCAAAGCCTGTACAGGATTTGGCAG gctGGAATATAACATCGATAGGCTGTGCTAATACATCTATTATGATATCTGCAGACGATACACTAATTGCATGGGGCGCATCGCCTACCTTTGGCGAGTTGGGAATTGGAGAGTTCCAAAAATCATCGACGGTTCCAAAAGAGGTACCTAAAATGGACAGCATTAAAATACCTCAGGTTACTATGGGCTATTCCCATACAGTTCTTATTGTGGATACAACTCACGAAGCCACAAAACAGAAATTTGATAAAATGCCTGAATATACCATTGAGGATTGA